A part of Terriglobus roseus genomic DNA contains:
- a CDS encoding thioredoxin domain-containing protein: MSWKMVQLLLSAVMILLGAAMPVYASDCVAPTKAELDAAQAYFINRQIVPVTVTIATEALEPNDECFWKIRFYSRSSSQSATWFLSPDHRYLLPALYDLSSKPTLQTWKKNARLMDLLSSGNPPMVGSATAPVEIVMFSDFECPYCRQLEKTMKEEILPRYGNKIRIVFRQFPLQTHSWAHEAALVTSCIARDDVPTFWQVKEFIFSNQESITESNLVPLIAPLLKQRPNLEPEALVRCSRSQETQRLVDRDMELGTQNGVYSTPTLFINGVLMRGTGEIQRLNPLIEAMIAQTSNAATQGSNPH, translated from the coding sequence ATGTCCTGGAAGATGGTGCAATTACTGCTGAGCGCGGTGATGATACTTTTGGGTGCCGCAATGCCGGTTTATGCCAGTGATTGCGTAGCGCCCACTAAGGCCGAGCTTGACGCTGCACAGGCCTACTTTATTAACAGGCAGATAGTTCCGGTGACTGTGACCATCGCAACTGAAGCGCTCGAGCCGAACGACGAGTGCTTCTGGAAGATACGATTCTATTCGCGCTCATCTTCTCAATCGGCGACGTGGTTTCTATCTCCAGATCATCGATATCTGTTGCCCGCACTGTACGACTTGTCTTCAAAGCCCACGTTGCAAACGTGGAAAAAGAACGCCCGGCTGATGGATCTCCTTAGTTCAGGAAATCCTCCGATGGTAGGATCTGCAACTGCGCCGGTAGAGATCGTCATGTTTTCAGACTTCGAGTGTCCATACTGTCGGCAGCTTGAGAAGACAATGAAGGAAGAGATATTACCGCGATACGGGAACAAAATCAGAATTGTGTTCCGGCAATTTCCCCTTCAAACCCATAGTTGGGCGCACGAGGCGGCCCTTGTGACGAGTTGCATTGCCCGTGATGACGTTCCGACGTTCTGGCAGGTTAAGGAATTCATTTTCTCGAATCAAGAATCCATTACCGAAAGCAATCTTGTGCCGCTGATTGCCCCTCTGCTCAAGCAACGGCCTAACCTAGAACCTGAGGCCCTTGTTAGGTGTTCCCGTAGCCAAGAGACGCAAAGGTTGGTGGATCGGGATATGGAACTCGGCACGCAAAACGGCGTATACAGTACGCCCACCCTATTCATTAATGGCGTGTTAATGCGGGGAACGGGCGAAATTCAGAGACTGAACCCTCTAATCGAGGCGATGATCGCTCAGACCTCTAATGCAGCTACACAGGGCAGTAATCCTCATTGA
- a CDS encoding PapG chaperone-binding domain-containing protein produces MSGPENATRPTYEHGKLMRFVRSSSNGWANNISITDAVTQKTTSLRFWPAKVQNMTIVAVSYGEDQKLSVSAHTMTPTGPQSYLYTVDQDGTAIQTTPTEDYLATRIVRMADGSTWTLGIAHALQESTSKQYKNYDAFRHYAANGQLLEHLWPRWGDDIDIVTSSTREDGSRVLIAHSKTGMPDKTFGPPFFGPTSGFARPMSLFMVNNGDNVVIYDGVNSKIHLWQSKLKKLTSWKISERLSGMSVNGLALLSNGTILASRTGVSANSNASAGDAHAGLFSLKVLSNSFATWSPVKVEGRGMATTGDFRVLGSDNGKFVYVDAALFPHQAAWGSIESTQP; encoded by the coding sequence ATGTCGGGTCCAGAAAATGCTACACGGCCGACTTACGAGCATGGGAAGCTTATGAGATTTGTTCGTTCTTCCAGCAATGGATGGGCAAATAACATTTCGATTACAGATGCAGTCACTCAAAAAACAACATCGCTTCGATTCTGGCCCGCCAAAGTCCAAAACATGACGATCGTTGCCGTTTCCTATGGAGAAGACCAAAAGTTGTCGGTATCTGCGCACACCATGACTCCAACAGGACCGCAGTCATATCTATACACCGTGGATCAGGATGGAACAGCAATTCAGACGACGCCCACTGAAGATTACCTCGCTACGAGGATCGTGAGGATGGCCGATGGTTCGACATGGACACTGGGAATCGCCCATGCACTTCAAGAATCCACATCGAAACAATACAAAAACTACGATGCGTTCCGACACTATGCTGCTAATGGACAACTCCTGGAACACCTGTGGCCGCGGTGGGGAGACGACATTGATATTGTGACGAGCAGTACCCGCGAAGATGGTTCTAGGGTATTGATTGCGCACTCAAAGACTGGGATGCCGGACAAAACATTCGGGCCACCGTTCTTCGGTCCAACTTCTGGCTTTGCTCGACCAATGAGCTTGTTCATGGTGAACAACGGCGACAACGTCGTGATTTATGACGGCGTTAACTCGAAGATACATCTGTGGCAATCGAAGTTAAAGAAACTCACAAGTTGGAAAATTAGCGAGAGACTTTCCGGGATGAGCGTGAACGGGTTGGCTCTGCTTTCAAATGGAACAATTCTTGCGAGTCGAACTGGAGTTAGTGCGAATTCCAATGCTAGCGCAGGGGATGCGCACGCGGGCTTGTTTTCGCTTAAAGTGCTGAGCAATAGCTTTGCCACTTGGAGTCCAGTAAAAGTCGAGGGACGCGGGATGGCTACAACGGGGGACTTTCGGGTTCTCGGAAGCGATAACGGAAAGTTCGTATATGTTGATGCGGCGTTGTTTCCTCATCAGGCCGCTTGGGGATCAATTGAATCGACCCAACCGTAG
- a CDS encoding aspartyl/asparaginyl beta-hydroxylase domain-containing protein, whose amino-acid sequence MFQSELQRTDVIDLLPGRCNEGKLPFDFLIGRGATHLRHAGSRSLLDHLDGTRRLLEVWKQDLHLQHAGLFHSVYSTESYHHSLIPLSERDTIRELIGEQAERLAYLFCVVPRSQYLSLARFGPREAKQVRLHDTNFAGDVVVGVDDVRDLVTLYLANIVEQPNPETPRFGNWLQDVSQAAAALRSFGAGDRRDPLPFVRELDRPECCEFRYQYLRGCDALSDGLIDEAIDHIEKALVICDWLPDPWLILAIAQAGSNGEEWHVSSRKGFDLLNRWGTAWDRNISHRLWDEFGATLTSRDGLASMRPKLIDQHMVGRKRLVHNCGEGPWPGRFMDYLQSMSSNGDQQMSGWYPSLPSKPIYESRALSISRLLEDNFPKIKSEVEELSGLSYHREAEPIPRKGDWDVFFLYEQGRRNDLNCSQVPTIAKIIDKHPAVRRESGLVYISRLGANSNVAPHNGPLNSRLRLHLALRVPAGDCGMRVGNETLRWSEGECIVFDDFVEHEVWNRTDQERLVLLMDLWHPELTDTEREAIDILQRFGNKRGFAIAKYWERNRAACTNGKAPLEED is encoded by the coding sequence ATGTTTCAGTCGGAGCTTCAAAGGACAGATGTGATAGATCTACTCCCAGGTCGGTGTAATGAGGGGAAATTGCCCTTCGATTTCCTGATAGGTCGTGGCGCAACGCACTTGCGACACGCCGGTAGTCGTTCGCTGTTAGATCATCTCGATGGAACGCGCCGATTGCTAGAAGTTTGGAAGCAAGACTTGCATCTTCAGCATGCAGGTTTGTTTCACAGCGTCTATTCTACTGAAAGCTATCATCACAGCCTGATCCCGCTGAGCGAACGAGACACAATAAGAGAGTTGATCGGGGAGCAGGCCGAACGATTAGCTTATCTATTCTGCGTTGTTCCACGAAGCCAATATCTAAGCTTGGCGCGCTTTGGACCGCGAGAAGCCAAGCAGGTACGCCTTCATGATACAAATTTCGCCGGTGATGTAGTAGTTGGCGTGGACGACGTACGCGATCTAGTCACGCTATATCTAGCCAACATCGTTGAGCAACCGAATCCAGAGACTCCCCGGTTCGGAAATTGGTTACAAGATGTCAGTCAGGCGGCCGCCGCTCTCCGCTCGTTTGGAGCCGGTGATCGGCGAGACCCTCTCCCATTTGTTAGGGAACTGGATCGACCGGAATGTTGTGAGTTTCGGTACCAGTACCTTCGTGGTTGTGACGCACTCTCCGACGGGCTAATAGATGAAGCAATCGATCACATCGAGAAGGCTTTGGTCATCTGTGACTGGCTACCGGATCCCTGGCTGATTTTGGCCATAGCGCAAGCTGGCAGCAACGGAGAGGAGTGGCACGTGTCCAGCCGAAAAGGATTCGATCTACTGAATCGATGGGGCACTGCATGGGACCGGAACATCTCCCATCGATTGTGGGATGAATTTGGCGCAACTCTTACATCTCGAGATGGTCTTGCTTCGATGAGACCGAAGCTGATCGATCAACACATGGTGGGGCGTAAACGGTTGGTGCACAATTGCGGAGAAGGACCATGGCCAGGCAGGTTCATGGACTACCTGCAGAGTATGTCCTCCAATGGGGACCAACAAATGTCCGGTTGGTATCCATCGTTGCCGAGCAAACCGATTTACGAGTCACGAGCGTTATCGATTTCAAGGTTGCTTGAGGATAATTTCCCAAAAATCAAAAGCGAAGTAGAAGAACTATCGGGTCTAAGTTATCACCGAGAAGCAGAGCCGATTCCTCGAAAGGGAGATTGGGATGTATTTTTCCTGTACGAACAGGGACGCAGGAATGATCTGAATTGCTCTCAAGTTCCCACGATCGCGAAGATCATCGACAAACATCCCGCCGTACGGCGGGAATCGGGGCTGGTCTATATCTCTCGACTAGGTGCAAATTCAAATGTAGCTCCACATAATGGTCCCTTAAATTCTCGTTTGCGGCTGCATCTGGCGTTGAGGGTGCCCGCAGGGGATTGTGGTATGAGAGTTGGCAACGAAACACTCAGGTGGAGCGAAGGAGAATGCATCGTTTTCGATGACTTTGTGGAACACGAGGTATGGAATAGGACAGATCAAGAACGGCTCGTACTTTTAATGGATCTCTGGCATCCAGAGCTTACAGATACAGAGCGCGAGGCGATTGATATTCTCCAACGATTTGGAAATAAGCGCGGTTTCGCGATTGCAAAGTATTGGGAGAGAAACCGCGCCGCGTGCACTAATGGCAAAGCACCTCTAGAGGAAGACTAG
- a CDS encoding SDR family NAD(P)-dependent oxidoreductase gives MAQVGYALLLLDLQPCEPVLALRAAGCDVEGFTGDIADEAFIALAVKVIMERWGRVNVLVNDAGIGFIAPAETIEAPAFRRVLPPSRELTPKSQNHGER, from the coding sequence TTGGCTCAGGTTGGTTATGCCCTTTTACTGCTCGATCTGCAGCCCTGCGAACCGGTACTCGCGCTGCGTGCGGCGGGCTGTGACGTTGAAGGATTCACTGGCGACATCGCTGACGAAGCTTTCATTGCCTTGGCGGTCAAGGTCATCATGGAGCGTTGGGGCCGAGTCAACGTTCTTGTCAACGATGCGGGCATCGGTTTCATCGCTCCCGCTGAGACGATTGAAGCTCCTGCCTTTCGACGCGTGCTACCTCCAAGCCGTGAGTTGACTCCAAAATCCCAGAACCATGGCGAGCGATGA
- a CDS encoding HNH endonuclease, with translation MPNVDDYAMWLKDEWPLDRFEGWSREYGPVRHTVSPVARETPVLFTFWSSSDTEFPSFVKSTISRRYFAFASCVQCGAMMGVFQTRIIKRVGDQRLYFACECGHPIWQMCYRHFEVALNVMEDSAKRYRRKHLLAEAGGRHYEKDIAEILVKQKRRCIYCNRLFGAYLAPTRDHLLALTHGGGDWPLNIVLACRSCNSSRCNLPFRTYVRMLSPTQNKRILAHLVRRLSDLKDDAATRQGLDCFDFALRLNDTKSLRFKMMKHKPAARRNLMLNKLFPNSAIGVQKAYISVLKREIERNSTSPTSQPSLS, from the coding sequence GTGCCAAACGTCGACGACTATGCAATGTGGCTAAAGGATGAATGGCCCCTTGATCGATTCGAGGGATGGTCACGCGAGTATGGGCCGGTTCGCCATACCGTCAGTCCTGTAGCGAGAGAGACGCCGGTACTCTTCACGTTCTGGTCCTCATCGGATACAGAGTTCCCATCGTTTGTGAAATCTACCATTTCGCGACGGTATTTTGCATTCGCCAGTTGCGTTCAATGCGGTGCGATGATGGGCGTCTTTCAGACGCGCATCATCAAACGAGTTGGCGATCAAAGGCTCTACTTCGCGTGCGAGTGCGGACATCCGATTTGGCAGATGTGCTATCGGCACTTTGAGGTGGCACTGAATGTCATGGAGGACAGTGCCAAACGATATCGACGCAAACACCTACTGGCTGAAGCCGGAGGCCGACATTACGAAAAGGACATCGCTGAGATACTGGTTAAGCAGAAAAGGCGTTGCATCTACTGCAATCGTTTATTTGGCGCCTATCTAGCACCGACAAGAGATCACCTTCTTGCATTAACCCACGGCGGAGGGGATTGGCCTCTGAACATTGTGCTGGCCTGCCGCAGCTGCAATTCGAGCCGCTGCAATCTGCCGTTTCGGACCTACGTCCGCATGCTTAGCCCTACGCAGAACAAACGGATTCTTGCCCATCTGGTCAGGCGTCTAAGTGATCTTAAGGATGACGCAGCAACGCGGCAGGGTTTGGATTGCTTCGATTTTGCGCTGAGGCTCAATGACACCAAGAGTCTGCGCTTCAAGATGATGAAACATAAGCCTGCAGCGCGTCGAAACCTTATGCTCAACAAGCTCTTTCCTAACAGCGCCATTGGAGTTCAGAAGGCTTACATTTCGGTGCTGAAAAGAGAGATCGAGAGGAACTCCACCTCACCTACTTCACAACCCAGTCTCTCGTGA
- a CDS encoding DEAD/DEAH box helicase, translated as MNTLPKPLEAKLWDHQKKAIAFSIRLLRHEQPSTASLIRMPTGTGKTGVIAVLSVALPPPKWTLVLTPWANLCAQLIGDLRERFWNISEWRPSPAPRVLRLLPSNVDEVLGKEDAHVVLVATFTTLISLFKRYRSSYDALAARLSQVLVDEGHYEPAVEWGQAVKQLNVPTLLLTATPYRNDLKLFRVLPEHIFHYTHEDAERDQIIRSLTLQEMKAPEPRRPSDLTPWCAEFNTFWTVLRKTKHSRDARAIVCCGDMATVKSVTKRLRVLGINAVGIHDRFGKEKETWLKQDTPDPRSVDFDVWVHQNKLTEGLDDKRFRVLAILNRIRNDRKLIQQIGRILRRQTRDSNPAIVLYSSTLPIKRSWNNYRAFETQPGLNDPFRYRNLLHGLLSAQPDMEYFDGQFRRRFEPGEPSLKNEIRLLPSAVVRTVLNSFDWDQCSAFISDFLQLDDCILLGPALGYETGADDARLWTYAMFSNSPVLISGSQYEIRLGAMAAVSHNKLLFLTDTEGRYPDVYVNEHTRKLNQSDLGKVLTEKSVPHGVSLQNPWPAGPSIKRSTISSSDLAATSPQLTDSIFMCMNVRATVPPERVTDSPRRHYLGFSRGRISEQLYAVDRNEFSLDQFVSWTKDFAALIRSQRRRLPEFFQRYLAPAEPPMTIQATYLVLNIFEGDAEMMDEAGNALWPKETIIKLSVDNDDSGNPRFRGTVIFCRLVGPQQEQHYTFALVYHSKTNRFIVQGERWNAGVFVTEGEGKESHGAVSFLNNNDEQFTVAMREPDIFYNAQSFYKIDYSFAEDRLGGLLTTESVLETVTSEKGQQRAKQRSWVKSSLFGVIDWRNEDGLIATHFPDADFVFCDDLGKEIADFVCVSFRHRRISLIHAKHGDENQVSASALHVVVAQALKNLGVLARSGPKPPEIARWNRKALWSTTKVLRWRRGTATLPEGEVLWEKIRSDVLDHPDGKKEVWLVLGASLSKDSLLEQLRNQNQWTPVSGQVVYLLSSLNANCSQLQVDLRVFCD; from the coding sequence ATGAATACTCTGCCAAAACCACTTGAAGCGAAGCTTTGGGATCACCAGAAGAAGGCAATCGCATTTTCCATTCGTCTGCTTCGCCACGAGCAGCCTTCAACTGCTTCCTTAATTCGGATGCCTACCGGAACCGGAAAGACCGGTGTGATTGCGGTGCTTTCCGTTGCACTTCCGCCTCCGAAATGGACCCTTGTCTTGACCCCATGGGCAAATCTTTGCGCTCAGTTGATTGGAGACCTAAGAGAGAGGTTTTGGAACATTTCCGAGTGGCGGCCTAGCCCGGCGCCAAGGGTTTTGCGTTTGTTACCGAGCAATGTTGATGAGGTCTTGGGCAAGGAGGATGCGCATGTCGTCCTGGTCGCAACATTCACGACCCTCATTTCTCTTTTCAAGCGCTACAGGTCATCCTATGACGCATTGGCGGCGAGGCTTTCGCAGGTGCTTGTCGATGAAGGCCACTATGAGCCGGCGGTCGAATGGGGCCAGGCAGTCAAGCAGCTTAACGTCCCAACTCTACTTCTCACTGCGACTCCATATCGGAATGACCTCAAACTCTTCAGAGTTCTCCCGGAGCATATCTTCCACTACACGCACGAAGATGCCGAACGCGATCAAATCATCCGATCATTGACCCTGCAAGAAATGAAAGCCCCTGAACCTCGGAGACCGAGCGACCTAACTCCGTGGTGCGCTGAATTCAATACTTTCTGGACTGTGTTACGGAAAACAAAACATTCTCGCGATGCGAGAGCGATTGTTTGCTGCGGGGACATGGCGACGGTGAAGTCGGTGACAAAGCGGCTTCGAGTGCTCGGAATCAACGCAGTTGGTATCCACGACCGATTCGGAAAAGAGAAAGAGACGTGGCTCAAACAAGACACTCCAGATCCTCGCTCAGTGGATTTCGATGTTTGGGTGCACCAGAATAAGCTTACGGAGGGCTTGGACGATAAGCGGTTTCGCGTTCTAGCCATCCTAAATCGCATTCGGAACGATCGAAAACTTATTCAGCAGATCGGACGTATCCTTCGTCGCCAAACACGAGATAGCAACCCCGCGATCGTTTTGTATTCGTCCACTCTTCCAATTAAACGTTCGTGGAACAACTATCGAGCTTTCGAAACACAACCTGGCCTTAACGATCCATTCCGTTACAGAAATCTCCTGCACGGATTGTTGTCGGCGCAACCAGACATGGAATATTTCGACGGTCAATTCCGGCGCAGATTCGAACCCGGAGAGCCAAGCCTCAAAAACGAGATCCGACTACTTCCAAGCGCGGTAGTGCGCACAGTTTTGAATTCATTTGATTGGGATCAGTGTTCGGCTTTCATTTCTGATTTTCTCCAACTAGATGACTGCATTCTTCTCGGCCCTGCCCTGGGATATGAAACGGGAGCAGACGACGCGCGTCTCTGGACCTATGCGATGTTTTCGAACTCTCCGGTTCTCATTAGCGGATCACAGTACGAAATCCGTTTAGGGGCGATGGCAGCGGTTTCACACAACAAACTATTATTTCTCACGGACACGGAAGGAAGATACCCAGACGTATATGTGAATGAGCACACAAGAAAATTGAACCAAAGTGACCTTGGAAAGGTCCTCACAGAGAAGTCGGTACCCCACGGAGTATCGTTACAGAATCCGTGGCCAGCCGGACCAAGCATAAAACGATCAACGATATCCTCCAGTGATCTCGCGGCAACTTCTCCTCAACTCACAGATTCAATCTTTATGTGCATGAACGTCCGTGCAACCGTTCCACCCGAGAGGGTGACCGATTCCCCGCGACGGCATTATCTTGGATTTTCTCGAGGGAGAATTTCTGAACAGCTATATGCCGTCGATCGAAACGAGTTCAGTCTCGATCAGTTTGTTTCGTGGACCAAAGATTTCGCCGCTTTGATTCGGTCCCAGCGTAGACGACTTCCCGAATTCTTTCAGCGATACCTTGCGCCAGCGGAACCGCCGATGACGATCCAAGCCACATACCTTGTCCTTAACATTTTTGAGGGAGATGCGGAAATGATGGATGAGGCAGGAAATGCATTGTGGCCCAAAGAGACCATCATTAAGCTTTCCGTTGACAACGACGATTCAGGTAATCCTCGTTTTCGTGGCACCGTCATTTTCTGCAGACTGGTTGGCCCTCAACAAGAACAACACTACACGTTCGCCCTCGTTTATCACTCCAAGACAAATCGATTCATTGTTCAAGGAGAGCGTTGGAATGCAGGTGTCTTCGTAACCGAAGGAGAAGGAAAAGAATCGCATGGGGCAGTTAGTTTTTTGAACAATAACGACGAACAATTCACGGTTGCGATGAGGGAACCGGATATTTTCTATAACGCGCAATCCTTTTATAAGATCGATTACTCGTTTGCTGAGGATCGGCTGGGCGGCCTTCTCACGACAGAGAGCGTTCTGGAAACTGTAACAAGCGAGAAGGGGCAACAGCGGGCGAAACAGCGGAGCTGGGTCAAATCAAGTCTATTTGGCGTGATCGATTGGCGGAACGAAGATGGCCTCATTGCGACGCATTTCCCGGACGCTGATTTCGTTTTCTGCGACGACCTTGGCAAAGAGATCGCGGACTTCGTTTGTGTCAGCTTTCGACACCGGAGAATCAGCCTTATACATGCAAAGCATGGCGATGAGAATCAGGTATCCGCCTCTGCACTTCACGTCGTCGTGGCCCAAGCACTGAAGAATTTGGGCGTTTTAGCTAGGTCCGGTCCCAAACCTCCGGAGATCGCACGATGGAATCGCAAGGCCCTCTGGTCCACAACCAAAGTGCTCCGATGGAGAAGGGGAACTGCCACTCTTCCGGAGGGCGAAGTTCTTTGGGAGAAGATTCGTTCGGACGTGCTCGACCATCCGGACGGGAAAAAGGAGGTATGGCTTGTGTTGGGGGCCAGCCTCAGTAAAGACAGCTTATTGGAACAACTTCGGAACCAAAATCAGTGGACTCCAGTCTCCGGTCAGGTGGTTTATCTGCTTTCGAGCCTTAATGCGAACTGTTCTCAGCTACAAGTCGATTTGAGAGTCTTCTGCGATTGA
- a CDS encoding DUF1254 domain-containing protein has product MPAVNYDLMLQEMLTKTASKQNEIVYWSRPMDWNNQTLTPNPDALYFMIFFNTRDAGPLVIDVPPADTGAFAANIDTVWQMPLEDAGLIGADLGKGGRYLVLPPGWKGTQPSGYITVQSDTFGGYALFRSNLSSHGDADIAKALAYGKRLKVYLLLTKVWSS; this is encoded by the coding sequence ATGCCCGCCGTCAATTACGACCTCATGCTGCAGGAGATGCTCACCAAAACGGCCTCGAAACAAAACGAGATTGTTTACTGGTCAAGGCCAATGGACTGGAACAACCAGACACTTACGCCCAATCCAGATGCGCTTTACTTCATGATCTTCTTCAACACAAGGGATGCAGGGCCACTCGTGATCGACGTTCCTCCGGCGGATACTGGAGCTTTTGCAGCCAACATCGATACTGTGTGGCAGATGCCGTTGGAAGACGCAGGATTGATCGGTGCTGATCTGGGCAAGGGCGGACGATACCTCGTTTTGCCACCGGGGTGGAAAGGCACTCAACCCTCCGGATATATCACGGTCCAATCCGATACCTTCGGTGGATACGCCCTCTTCCGTTCGAACCTTTCCAGCCATGGCGATGCGGACATCGCGAAGGCGCTTGCTTATGGCAAACGGCTCAAGGTCTACCTTTTGCTGACAAAGGTATGGTCCAGCTGA
- a CDS encoding sulfatase-like hydrolase/transferase: MVITTDDVGRGDLGSYGGGAMRGAPTPTLDRMAAEGMRLVNYYGQASCTAGRVSFITGRVPIRSSLSSVLVPGDPNGLTALTPIVAEAMKKSDYSTVMLGKWHLGDKPEIFPPHMALMRCRTTGPRKRSHAATGLL, encoded by the coding sequence ATGGTGATCACGACTGACGATGTTGGCCGGGGTGACCTTGGGAGCTATGGCGGAGGCGCGATGCGAGGTGCACCGACCCCAACCCTCGACCGCATGGCCGCTGAAGGTATGCGGCTCGTGAATTACTACGGTCAAGCCAGCTGTACAGCGGGTCGCGTCTCGTTCATCACGGGGCGAGTTCCCATTCGCAGCTCGCTTTCTTCCGTGCTTGTGCCGGGTGATCCGAATGGCCTAACCGCGCTGACGCCAATCGTGGCGGAAGCAATGAAGAAGTCCGATTATTCGACAGTCATGCTGGGCAAGTGGCATCTCGGGGACAAGCCCGAGATCTTCCCACCGCACATGGCTTTGATGAGATGTAGAACTACTGGCCCAAGGAAGAGATCACATGCGGCCACTGGACTGCTGTAA
- a CDS encoding ATP-binding protein: MTASRYFVLLLACFLFVATAAHGEHLKNVLVLHMENSHTPANAAASRAIQEVFGRDPTVQIFEEYLDEDRLGVEGAAMADVFARKYTGQRFALIMTVGPPALRFLAQYGEQLWPSVPRVFADVDGRPAQLPPNTTGVYGFFRFAPTLDLALRLRPDVQHVFYIGGGASGEIARRIIAQNEFRPYMGRLDFTYINGLPLPQLLNQLSGLPPHSVVIYTTFFKDNEGNTFVTANLAPVIVAASNAPVYGTLQGVLGSGIVGGSLFDFGPQTHAAAELGLKILRGTPATSLAVEEGPPNKVVVDWRQLKRWSIPESNVPPNATIMFRELTLWERYRDYVWIAAGVLIGQTLLLMVLFLQVRARQRSNVAIRGLTMRLVHATEDERKRVASELHDDIGQRLSLLSAQLDSMVIRSGNEIESQELKECLHEVDALVTDVHDLSHQLHSSQVQHLGLDVALRNLCRSIAQRNNLNIVAECADLLPELRPDVSVCLYRIAQEALNNIVRHSGSDRVEISVSGAGGRVTMIVKDFGHGFEAAKSPAGLGLVTMEERLKAISGTFSVSSKLGVGTTISASLPLREAVAGHKTEETQRGSAA; this comes from the coding sequence ATGACAGCTAGTCGATACTTCGTCCTACTGTTGGCCTGTTTTCTCTTCGTTGCCACCGCGGCTCACGGTGAGCATTTGAAGAATGTCCTTGTCCTGCACATGGAAAACTCACATACGCCTGCGAACGCCGCGGCATCTCGCGCTATCCAAGAGGTCTTCGGACGCGACCCTACCGTTCAAATATTTGAAGAGTATCTTGATGAAGATCGCCTGGGCGTGGAGGGTGCGGCGATGGCCGATGTCTTTGCCCGCAAATATACCGGACAACGCTTCGCTCTCATCATGACGGTTGGGCCGCCGGCACTCCGGTTCCTCGCACAATACGGAGAACAGCTCTGGCCATCCGTTCCGAGAGTGTTTGCTGACGTCGATGGCAGGCCGGCGCAGCTTCCGCCGAACACTACCGGCGTGTACGGTTTCTTTCGCTTCGCGCCCACCCTCGACTTGGCACTTCGATTGCGGCCCGACGTGCAACACGTCTTCTATATAGGGGGCGGCGCCTCAGGAGAGATTGCGCGCCGGATCATTGCACAGAACGAGTTCCGCCCCTACATGGGGCGACTGGACTTCACCTACATAAACGGTCTTCCCCTGCCGCAACTTTTGAATCAACTCTCCGGTCTGCCTCCACACAGCGTTGTAATCTACACGACATTCTTCAAAGACAACGAGGGGAATACATTCGTCACTGCCAACCTTGCGCCCGTGATTGTCGCTGCTTCGAATGCCCCAGTGTATGGAACCCTGCAGGGCGTTCTGGGGAGCGGAATTGTAGGGGGCAGCCTATTCGATTTTGGGCCGCAGACTCATGCAGCGGCTGAGCTCGGGCTGAAGATCCTTCGCGGTACCCCTGCCACTTCTTTGGCCGTTGAGGAGGGCCCTCCCAACAAGGTCGTGGTTGACTGGCGGCAGCTCAAGCGATGGTCGATTCCAGAGAGCAACGTACCACCGAACGCCACGATCATGTTTCGCGAGCTCACCCTATGGGAGCGCTACCGAGACTACGTCTGGATCGCTGCCGGGGTGCTGATTGGTCAGACGCTTTTGTTGATGGTGTTGTTCCTCCAAGTGCGAGCTCGACAACGTTCCAATGTGGCGATTCGTGGTCTGACGATGCGGTTGGTTCATGCAACCGAGGATGAGCGTAAGCGCGTCGCCAGCGAACTGCATGACGACATTGGCCAGCGGCTTTCGCTATTGTCAGCTCAGCTTGATTCCATGGTCATCCGATCTGGAAATGAAATCGAATCGCAAGAACTGAAGGAATGCCTTCACGAGGTAGATGCTCTTGTTACGGACGTGCACGACCTCTCGCACCAGCTGCATTCCTCGCAGGTGCAGCATCTTGGCTTAGATGTTGCTCTGCGGAATCTATGCAGAAGCATCGCTCAGCGAAACAATCTGAACATCGTGGCGGAGTGTGCCGATCTCCTCCCGGAATTACGACCGGACGTCTCGGTCTGCCTCTACCGCATAGCGCAGGAAGCTTTAAACAACATCGTGCGCCACAGTGGTAGTGACCGGGTCGAGATAAGCGTTAGCGGAGCAGGAGGCCGAGTCACGATGATCGTGAAGGACTTTGGCCATGGGTTCGAAGCAGCCAAATCTCCTGCTGGTCTTGGCCTTGTAACGATGGAGGAGCGCCTGAAGGCGATCTCCGGCACTTTTTCAGTGTCTTCTAAATTGGGGGTCGGCACCACGATCAGTGCTTCGCTACCCTTGCGCGAAGCAGTTGCGGGGCACAAGACAGAAGAGACGCAACGCGGCTCTGCTGCTTGA